In Acropora muricata isolate sample 2 chromosome 11, ASM3666990v1, whole genome shotgun sequence, one DNA window encodes the following:
- the LOC136889102 gene encoding uncharacterized protein has translation MVPMPDSVSRELNTAIFKFFWKGKPDLVSRSTIAQHPFLGGLSVVSIGSKAQALLAQWVKRWSLNPGPWSTLMSFWFTSLFRSSPFEVFSCPFAFAPERLPPFYHALLLAWRSLEGAFCASRASLVIGTFSGLEVSPLSEVSAKSCYLFLLSKRHTSPHCVSKFRAQFGPLYWSSTWQSLSFFPLDRPVFDVAWKIGHGVLYTADRLVSFGYNVPPLCLCGLASETLPHLFFACPLAQSVLSWLQSLMVTASPLCPSLLCRHVLFGFSPDELHCVPRIFVYLLNVCKFYIWHARNDFRFRDVPPSALDLIASVRARVRFHLPLFFRRFHSIRRRRYFLRQWCARGVIASLQQDRLLIHL, from the coding sequence ATGGTTCCTATGCCGGACTCTGTATCACGGGAACTAAACACGgctatttttaagtttttttggaagggCAAACCGGATCTCGTCTCACGTTCAACCATCGCTCAGCACCCGTTTTTGGGTGGCCTCTCTGTCGTTTCAATCGGATCTAAGGCCCAAGCCCTCTTAGCTCAATGGGTAAAACGGTGGTCCCTCAATCCGGGACCCTGGTCTACTCTCATGTCGTTTTGGTTCACCTCACTCTTCCGGTCTTctccttttgaagttttttcttgCCCCTTTGCGTTTGCCCCGGAGCGTCTCCCTCCCTTTTATCATGCCCTACTCCTTGCCTGGCGCTCCCTAGAGGGGGCTTTCTGTGCTTCACGTGCCTCCTTGGTCATTGGTACTTTCTCAGGCCTGGAGGTCTCCCCTCTTTCGGAAGTTTCGGCAAAATCCtgctatttgtttcttttatctaaACGTCACACTTCTCCACATTGTGTTTCCAAATTTCGTGCCCAATTCGGGCCCTTATACTGGTCCTCCACCTGGCagtccctttctttctttcctttagaTCGTCCAGTATTTGATGTTGCCTGGAAAATCGGCCACGGGGTCCTGTACACGGCTGATCGCCTTGTTTCTTTTGGTTACAATGTCCCTCCGCTCTGCCTCTGTGGCCTCGCCTCAGAGACCCTCCCACATCTGTTTTTTGCATGCCCCCTGGCACAAAGTGTCTTATCGTGGCTACAGTCTCTCATGGTTACAGCCTCCCCTCTGTGTCCGTCTCTCCTTTGTCGTCATGTCCTCTTTGGTTTTAGTCCCGATGAACTCCACTGTGTTCCTCGGATCTTTGTCTACCTccttaatgtctgtaaattttATATTTGGCACGCCCGCAATGATTTCCGTTTTCGTGATGTTCCACCAAGTGCGCTCGATCTCATTGCGAGTGTCCGTGCCCGCGTCCGGTTTCATCTTCCCTTGTTTTTTCGTCGTTTCCACTCCATCCGTCGTCGTCGTTATTTCCTTCGTCAATGGTGTGCCAGGGGTGTCATCGCCTCGCTCCAGCAAGATCGGTTACTCATTCACCTCTGA